Genomic segment of Verrucomicrobiota bacterium:
TCGATGTGCGGCGAACTCGGTCCCGTGCTCACGGCGTTGATGGTTGCCGGGCGCGTCGGCGCGGCGATGGCCGCGCAACTCGGCACGATGAAGGTGACCGAGCAGATCGACGCGTTGCGAACGCTTGCGACGCACCCGGTGGATTACCTCGTGGTGCCGCGCCTGGTGGCCACGTTGCTGGCGATGCCGCTGCTCACCGCCGAGGCCATTGCGCTCGGCATCGCGGCGGCATTCGTCGTCGGGACCTACCTGCTGCAGATCGAGCCTGCGTTCCTGTGGTGGAACCTCCTGCGCCGGACCGACGTGTCGGATGTCGTGATGGGGCTGATCAAGGCGGGCATCTTCGGCGGCGCGATCGCGTTGATCAGCTGCCAGAAAGGCCTGCACTGCGGCGAGGGCGCCGAGGGCGTCGGCCGCGCGACCACGGAGGCGGTCGTGTATTCCTCGATCACCATCCTCGTGAGCAACTTCTTCCTCACGCTCCTGCTGACCAAGCTGCTGGCGCTGTTATGATCGAGGTGCGTTCACTGCGGAAGTCCTTCGGCGCGCATCGCGTGCTTGACGGCGTGAGCCTGCGCATCGAGCCGGGCGAGTCGGTCGTCATCATCGGCCGGAGCGGCTGCGG
This window contains:
- a CDS encoding ABC transporter permease, yielding MNNIAQWVGNWLRGLGSITLLAVEVVRSLGTLRSAGREFLDQLYFIGVKSQSVVLITGAFTGMVLAANTYFQFAKVGMESATLAVVGVSMCGELGPVLTALMVAGRVGAAMAAQLGTMKVTEQIDALRTLATHPVDYLVVPRLVATLLAMPLLTAEAIALGIAAAFVVGTYLLQIEPAFLWWNLLRRTDVSDVVMGLIKAGIFGGAIALISCQKGLHCGEGAEGVGRATTEAVVYSSITILVSNFFLTLLLTKLLALL